From a region of the Planctomycetota bacterium genome:
- a CDS encoding PilZ domain-containing protein, with translation MAVSAERRQHQRFDVPCRLRLELPDGHGLRARAINVSDGGAYFAAEKVPAVGQEVSVRLGVPRDTANTFFLEQFAARAKVIRHDAPHEVGDGVGVALRFEKNLSLDLP, from the coding sequence ATGGCGGTTTCCGCCGAGCGCCGACAGCACCAGCGGTTCGACGTTCCCTGTCGCCTGCGCCTCGAACTTCCCGACGGACACGGGCTCCGTGCGCGGGCGATCAACGTGAGCGACGGCGGGGCCTATTTCGCGGCCGAGAAGGTCCCGGCCGTCGGCCAGGAGGTCAGCGTTCGCCTCGGTGTGCCGCGCGACACGGCCAACACGTTCTTTCTGGAGCAATTCGCCGCCCGCGCGAAGGTCATCCGTCACGATGCGCCGCACGAGGTAGGAGACGGCGTCGGCGTCGCCTTGCGATTTGAAAAAAACCTCTCGTTGGATCTGCCCTAG